A window of Amycolatopsis australiensis contains these coding sequences:
- a CDS encoding MFS transporter codes for MAVTELLGLPSTRGRLPLLAAQGVDALGTGLFLPFALVYFHAAKGVPLATVGAALSLAALLALPAGVSAGPLVDRFGPRRVVVAANLLRVVTFTGYVFSGSLWQLVALAAATFWGEGLFWPASGALVAQVADDGQRVRWYAMERTLRNLGLGVGGLAGGVLVAGGGTGGYTAIVLLNAATFLLAAALVATWRAGASAGPQAVARTAPRGGYRAVFADRTFRLVLVTVLVFALCDLAFTVLLSAYVLDVLRLPAWQPGVLFALNTVLVVLGQTVVASRVERFGKPRTLRAAAGVWAVSFLVFAAAPAGTPIPAFAVLTAATVVFTAAELLQAPAGSALIVALAPPHLRGRYLGLEELVWGAARVLAPVTFTALLTGGPRLPWFVLTGCALVAVVVLAGVRERADA; via the coding sequence ATGGCCGTCACCGAACTGCTCGGGCTGCCCAGCACCCGTGGCCGCCTGCCGCTGCTCGCCGCGCAGGGCGTCGACGCACTGGGCACGGGGTTGTTCCTGCCGTTCGCCCTGGTCTACTTCCACGCGGCCAAGGGCGTCCCGCTGGCCACGGTCGGCGCGGCGCTGTCGCTGGCGGCGTTGCTCGCGCTGCCTGCCGGGGTGTCCGCCGGCCCGCTCGTGGACCGCTTCGGTCCCCGGCGGGTCGTGGTCGCGGCCAACCTGCTGCGGGTCGTGACCTTCACCGGATACGTCTTCAGCGGGTCGCTCTGGCAGCTCGTCGCGCTGGCGGCGGCGACGTTCTGGGGCGAAGGTCTCTTCTGGCCCGCGTCGGGTGCCCTGGTGGCGCAGGTGGCCGACGACGGCCAGCGCGTCCGCTGGTACGCGATGGAGCGCACGCTGCGCAACCTCGGCCTCGGCGTGGGCGGGCTGGCGGGCGGTGTCCTCGTCGCCGGCGGCGGCACGGGCGGGTACACGGCGATCGTCCTGCTGAACGCGGCGACCTTCCTGCTGGCGGCGGCGCTGGTCGCGACGTGGCGAGCGGGTGCGTCCGCTGGCCCGCAGGCGGTGGCCCGGACCGCGCCCCGCGGAGGTTACCGGGCCGTGTTCGCCGACCGGACGTTCCGGCTGGTGCTCGTGACCGTGCTCGTCTTCGCGTTGTGCGATCTGGCGTTCACGGTCCTGCTGAGTGCGTACGTGCTCGACGTGCTGCGGTTGCCGGCATGGCAGCCCGGCGTGCTGTTCGCGCTCAACACGGTGCTCGTAGTGCTCGGGCAGACCGTCGTGGCGAGCCGGGTCGAGCGCTTCGGAAAGCCGCGGACGCTGCGGGCCGCGGCGGGCGTCTGGGCCGTGTCGTTCCTGGTGTTCGCGGCCGCGCCGGCGGGCACGCCGATCCCGGCGTTCGCCGTGCTGACCGCGGCCACCGTCGTGTTCACCGCGGCCGAGCTGCTGCAGGCCCCGGCGGGCAGCGCGTTGATCGTCGCGCTCGCCCCGCCGCACCTGCGGGGCCGCTACCTCGGGCTGGAGGAACTGGTGTGGGGCGCGGCCCGGGTGCTGGCGCCGGTGACGTTCACCGCACTGCTCACCGGCGGCCCGCGGTTGCCGTGGTTCGTGCTGACCGGGTGCGCGCTGGTGGCCGTCGTGGTGCTTGCGGGTGTCCGGGAGCGCGCGGATGCCTGA
- a CDS encoding carbohydrate ABC transporter permease — protein MRKSLPQRIVLSVVGVLVALLILFPTYWMFVTSLRTPGEILSPKYDLIPTSFSFGNFATALGKDNFPVYLMNSLIVTVGSVLCALVAGTLAAIPLSRLRFTGRKGFLVLVMVAQLAPVSALFIPLFLLMRDAGLLNTLPSLLLIYFATTLPFTVWMLYGFVNGIPYELEEAAMIDGCSQTGAFRRVTLPLLGPGLVTTSVFSFITAWNEYLFALVFIQDKPKETLPVWLASFRTAFATDWGGVMAASVIYAVPALIFFLLVQRKLVSGATAGAVKG, from the coding sequence GTGAGGAAGTCGCTGCCGCAGCGGATCGTGCTGTCGGTCGTCGGCGTGCTCGTGGCGCTGCTGATCCTCTTCCCGACGTACTGGATGTTCGTCACGTCGCTGCGGACGCCGGGGGAGATCCTGTCGCCGAAGTACGACCTGATCCCGACGTCGTTCTCGTTCGGCAACTTCGCCACCGCGCTGGGCAAGGACAACTTCCCGGTCTACCTGATGAACAGCCTGATCGTCACCGTCGGGTCGGTGCTGTGCGCGCTGGTCGCCGGAACGCTCGCGGCGATCCCGCTGTCGCGGCTGCGCTTCACCGGCCGCAAGGGCTTCCTGGTGCTGGTCATGGTGGCGCAGCTGGCCCCGGTGTCGGCGCTGTTCATCCCGCTGTTCCTGCTGATGCGGGACGCCGGGCTGCTCAACACGCTGCCGTCGCTGCTGCTGATCTACTTCGCGACCACGCTGCCGTTCACGGTCTGGATGCTCTACGGCTTCGTCAACGGGATCCCGTACGAGCTGGAAGAGGCCGCGATGATCGACGGCTGCAGCCAGACCGGCGCGTTCCGCCGGGTGACGCTGCCGCTGCTCGGGCCGGGACTGGTCACCACGTCGGTGTTCAGCTTCATCACGGCGTGGAACGAGTACCTGTTCGCGCTGGTGTTCATCCAGGACAAGCCGAAGGAGACCCTGCCGGTGTGGCTCGCGTCGTTCCGCACGGCGTTCGCCACCGACTGGGGCGGCGTCATGGCCGCGTCGGTCATCTACGCGGTCCCGGCGCTGATCTTCTTCCTGCTCGTGCAACGCAAGCTGGTGTCCGGCGCGACCGCCGGCGCCGTGAAGGGGTAG
- a CDS encoding YcaO-like family protein, protein MPDDVRPQLTGVEVHDLEPGLCLLFTPNGGQYSIAAPVAEFRAWLDRIDGTRTRAELLGGMNPDYAEVLDVLEAHGCLRPPRDDDAARRLAATTVLLTGAAELTGPLADILALSGYARVEPLAGAVPDDSVVVAAFAHPAYPELTALDAFCAEHGVRFFPFRCERGEAIAGPAVRPGAGPDFADVLARRRSAALDPRVIDAFASAGAPREPRFRPGDTRWLLTTFAAQLERWIAGEPTDATTGELELDPARLVVRHRPVLPVPDRPRPVVAHGPRPDLLVDDRTGIVTAVHDLPAAPGMPARLKVCAVDVADMRRVTGWPNDRQAFGTSWHDFELASASAVGEAVERYCGSWLPPDREIRHDSFARLSRDGVPALDPRRLNLYSPRQYRSAGFPFTPLTTDSECAWVEGFSHTTGEAVWVPACLVSQAPEPTGARFTDPLIAGLAAGTSEEHAVTSGLEEVLERDATMIWWANTPRLRRLPVPAEIRALVADTTETYDVTLIPLDNEFGVPVVAAAVLDRVRRWLSIGFAARPDAFEAAKKALAEGFTLQHTCQALDDEHEVTAMREDLPHLGNLKPYRADRRYLDSYRADFADVVDLVCQQQLHLDPRAGARVAPWVHDLPVRGWDGLPSLGERRLKAYQDRVEARGFEVISVDVTTRDVAAAGFHAAHTLVPGLVANFPAGLPYWGNGRVRRAAVDLGWRSEPLPEERLNVFPLPHA, encoded by the coding sequence ATGCCCGACGACGTCCGCCCGCAGCTGACCGGGGTCGAGGTCCACGACCTGGAACCCGGTTTGTGCCTGCTCTTCACGCCGAACGGCGGCCAGTACTCGATCGCCGCGCCCGTGGCGGAGTTCCGTGCGTGGCTGGACCGCATCGACGGCACCCGCACCCGCGCCGAGCTGCTCGGCGGCATGAATCCGGACTACGCCGAGGTGCTCGACGTGCTCGAAGCCCACGGCTGCCTCCGCCCACCACGCGACGACGACGCTGCTCGCCGGCTCGCTGCCACGACCGTGCTGCTCACGGGCGCGGCGGAGCTGACCGGTCCCCTCGCGGACATCCTCGCCCTGTCCGGTTACGCCCGCGTCGAGCCGCTCGCCGGCGCCGTCCCGGACGACTCCGTCGTCGTCGCGGCTTTCGCCCACCCGGCCTATCCGGAGCTCACCGCGCTGGACGCGTTCTGCGCAGAGCACGGCGTGCGCTTCTTCCCGTTCCGCTGCGAACGCGGGGAAGCGATCGCGGGCCCGGCGGTCAGGCCCGGCGCCGGACCCGACTTCGCCGACGTCCTGGCTCGCCGCCGTTCGGCCGCCCTCGACCCACGCGTGATCGACGCCTTCGCCTCCGCCGGTGCGCCGCGCGAGCCGCGGTTCCGGCCCGGGGACACCCGGTGGCTGCTGACCACGTTCGCCGCCCAGCTCGAACGCTGGATCGCCGGCGAGCCCACCGACGCCACGACCGGCGAACTGGAACTCGATCCCGCCCGGCTCGTCGTGCGGCACCGGCCCGTGCTGCCGGTGCCCGACCGCCCCCGGCCGGTCGTGGCGCACGGCCCGCGGCCGGACCTGCTCGTCGACGACCGGACCGGGATCGTGACCGCCGTCCACGATCTGCCCGCCGCCCCGGGCATGCCCGCCCGGCTCAAGGTGTGTGCGGTCGACGTCGCGGACATGCGGCGCGTGACCGGCTGGCCCAACGACCGCCAGGCGTTCGGCACGTCGTGGCACGACTTCGAGCTCGCCAGTGCCTCCGCGGTCGGGGAGGCCGTGGAACGCTACTGCGGCAGCTGGCTGCCGCCGGACCGCGAAATCCGCCACGACAGCTTCGCGCGCCTGAGCCGCGACGGCGTGCCGGCGCTCGACCCGCGCCGCCTGAACCTCTACTCGCCGCGGCAGTACCGCTCGGCGGGCTTCCCGTTCACGCCACTGACCACCGACAGCGAATGTGCCTGGGTCGAAGGCTTTTCGCACACGACCGGCGAGGCGGTCTGGGTCCCCGCGTGCCTCGTCTCGCAGGCGCCCGAACCCACGGGCGCCCGCTTCACCGACCCGCTGATCGCCGGGCTCGCCGCGGGCACCAGCGAGGAGCACGCCGTCACCTCGGGCCTCGAAGAGGTGCTGGAACGCGACGCGACCATGATCTGGTGGGCCAACACGCCCCGGCTGCGCCGGCTGCCGGTGCCGGCCGAGATCCGTGCGCTGGTCGCCGACACGACCGAAACCTACGACGTCACGCTCATCCCGCTGGACAACGAGTTCGGTGTGCCGGTCGTCGCGGCGGCCGTCCTCGACCGGGTCCGGCGCTGGCTCTCGATCGGGTTCGCGGCCCGGCCCGACGCGTTCGAAGCCGCCAAGAAGGCGCTCGCCGAAGGGTTCACGCTGCAGCACACGTGCCAGGCCCTCGACGACGAGCACGAGGTGACCGCGATGCGGGAGGACCTGCCGCATCTGGGCAACCTCAAGCCGTACCGGGCCGACCGCCGCTACCTCGACTCCTACCGCGCGGACTTCGCCGACGTCGTGGACCTGGTGTGCCAGCAGCAGCTCCACCTCGACCCGCGCGCGGGCGCCCGGGTGGCGCCGTGGGTGCACGACCTGCCGGTGCGGGGCTGGGACGGCCTGCCCTCGCTCGGCGAACGGCGGCTGAAGGCCTACCAGGACCGGGTCGAGGCCCGCGGTTTCGAGGTGATCAGCGTCGACGTCACCACCCGCGACGTCGCGGCCGCCGGGTTCCACGCGGCGCACACGCTCGTGCCGGGACTGGTCGCCAACTTCCCGGCCGGACTCCCGTACTGGGGCAACGGCCGGGTCCGCCGCGCCGCGGTCGACCTCGGCTGGCGCAGCGAGCCCCTGCCCGAGGAGCGGCTGAACGTCTTCCCGCTCCCCCACGCGTGA
- a CDS encoding glycoside hydrolase family 3 protein: MPSDLGKLAEAVLLPGFAGTTAPDWLRRRIDGGLGGVILFGRNVVDDEQVAALTAQLRGGRDGVVVGIDEEGGDVTRLDVNTGSFVPGPLALGAAGDPELTTAVAAALGERLAACGVTVNLAPCADLTLAAEDPIIGVRAFGSDPAKASPHVAAYVTGLQKYGVAACAKHFPGHGAATEDSHVALPVLPRTVAELREIELVPFAAAIRAGVRSVMSGHLVVEAWGEEPATLNRTALTDVLRGELGFTGAVITDALEMGAVSGAYGRHDGLGRSAVRALAAGADALCLGGAAFEAEHLDACVAAIVAAVSAGDLPLGRLEEAASRTAALGADPAPAEAGPVDRRLGLEAARKALRVRGEPRLDGPPLVVDVQTEPTIAAGPMPWGLGTHLAELVPGTRAMTVTPDDADAVLEAAQEFRSVVVVTRDAHRHPRVRALLAALSTVDYIRVETGTPGPADDGGPRIDTFSGSYVSLRAAAEYLA, encoded by the coding sequence GTGCCTTCGGACCTCGGGAAGCTCGCCGAAGCCGTCCTCCTGCCCGGGTTCGCCGGGACCACCGCGCCGGACTGGCTGCGCCGCCGGATCGACGGCGGGCTCGGCGGGGTGATCCTGTTCGGCCGCAACGTCGTCGACGACGAGCAGGTCGCCGCGCTCACCGCGCAGCTGCGCGGCGGGCGCGACGGAGTGGTCGTCGGGATCGACGAGGAGGGCGGCGACGTCACCCGCCTCGACGTGAACACCGGGTCGTTCGTGCCGGGGCCGCTGGCCCTCGGCGCGGCCGGCGACCCGGAGCTGACCACCGCCGTCGCCGCCGCGCTCGGTGAACGGCTGGCCGCCTGCGGGGTCACCGTGAACCTGGCCCCGTGCGCGGACCTGACCCTGGCGGCCGAGGACCCGATCATCGGCGTCCGGGCCTTCGGGTCCGACCCGGCGAAGGCGTCACCGCACGTCGCGGCCTACGTCACCGGGCTGCAGAAGTACGGCGTCGCGGCCTGTGCCAAGCACTTCCCGGGGCACGGCGCCGCGACCGAGGACTCGCACGTCGCCCTGCCGGTGCTGCCCCGGACGGTGGCCGAGCTGCGGGAGATCGAGCTCGTCCCGTTCGCCGCGGCGATCCGGGCCGGGGTGCGCTCGGTGATGTCGGGTCACCTCGTCGTCGAGGCGTGGGGCGAGGAGCCGGCCACGCTCAACCGGACGGCGCTCACCGACGTCCTGCGCGGCGAGCTGGGCTTCACCGGCGCGGTGATCACCGACGCGCTGGAGATGGGTGCGGTGTCCGGGGCGTATGGGCGGCACGACGGCCTCGGCCGCTCGGCCGTGCGGGCGCTGGCCGCGGGCGCGGACGCGCTGTGCCTCGGCGGCGCGGCGTTCGAGGCCGAGCACCTCGACGCGTGCGTGGCGGCGATCGTGGCCGCGGTGTCGGCGGGGGACCTGCCGCTCGGCCGGCTCGAGGAGGCGGCCTCGCGGACGGCGGCCCTGGGCGCCGACCCGGCCCCGGCGGAGGCCGGGCCGGTCGACCGGCGGCTCGGCCTGGAGGCGGCCCGCAAGGCCCTGCGTGTCCGCGGCGAACCGCGGCTCGACGGGCCGCCGCTGGTGGTCGACGTGCAGACCGAGCCGACCATCGCGGCCGGGCCGATGCCGTGGGGCCTCGGCACGCACCTGGCCGAGCTCGTCCCGGGTACCCGCGCGATGACCGTGACCCCCGACGACGCCGACGCGGTTCTGGAAGCGGCGCAAGAGTTCCGCAGCGTCGTCGTGGTCACGCGGGACGCCCACCGGCACCCGCGCGTGCGGGCCCTGCTCGCCGCATTGTCCACTGTGGACTACATCCGCGTGGAGACCGGGACGCCCGGCCCGGCCGACGACGGCGGCCCGCGGATCGACACGTTCAGCGGCTCCTACGTCAGCCTCCGCGCGGCGGCCGAGTACCTGGCCTGA
- a CDS encoding GNAT family N-acetyltransferase, whose translation MPDPALVRLYLDVYREPPYRETEADAARFRETLARHALLPGFALTTVHAGPELAGFAYGVGREPGWWHPRATAAAPAWLRGSPVFYVYELAVRRAARGRGHGRDLLDRLLHERTEPFAVLAASTAAPAHAMYRRWGWEPVGALTPGTSELLARPLPGPHLG comes from the coding sequence ATGCCTGACCCGGCACTGGTTCGGCTGTATCTCGACGTCTATCGCGAACCGCCGTACCGGGAAACCGAAGCCGACGCGGCCCGGTTCCGCGAAACCCTGGCGCGGCACGCGCTTCTGCCGGGATTCGCGTTGACGACCGTCCATGCTGGGCCGGAACTGGCCGGGTTCGCCTACGGCGTCGGCCGGGAGCCGGGGTGGTGGCATCCTCGGGCCACGGCCGCCGCGCCCGCGTGGCTGCGGGGAAGCCCGGTGTTCTACGTCTACGAGCTGGCGGTCCGCCGGGCCGCCCGTGGCCGCGGGCACGGGCGTGACCTGCTCGACCGGCTGCTCCACGAGCGGACCGAGCCGTTCGCTGTCCTGGCCGCGTCGACGGCCGCGCCGGCGCACGCGATGTACCGCCGGTGGGGCTGGGAGCCGGTCGGTGCTCTCACACCGGGCACGTCGGAACTGCTGGCCCGGCCGCTGCCCGGGCCACATCTCGGTTGA
- a CDS encoding helix-turn-helix transcriptional regulator: MHKSQAGALAAVAALDEPTRRRLYEFVVRHPEPVSRDDVASALGVPRATVAFHLDRLVEERLLVAEYERRSGRTGPGAGRPAKLYRRSDRQVSVSLPERQYELAGQLLASAIEEADETGGAPREILGRRAREHGAQLAAGTNDVVGTLEEHGFEPRAEGDAVVLGNCPFQRLARTHTRLVCEMNLGLVAGMLDGAGDCRLRARLDPRPGSCCVRLTPA; this comes from the coding sequence ATGCACAAGTCCCAGGCGGGCGCGCTGGCCGCGGTCGCGGCGCTGGACGAGCCGACGCGCCGGCGGCTGTACGAGTTCGTCGTCCGCCACCCGGAACCGGTCAGCCGCGACGACGTCGCCTCGGCGCTCGGCGTGCCGCGCGCGACGGTCGCGTTCCACCTCGACCGCCTGGTCGAGGAGCGGCTGCTCGTGGCGGAGTACGAGCGCCGCAGCGGCCGCACGGGCCCGGGCGCGGGCCGCCCGGCCAAGCTCTACCGCCGGTCGGACCGGCAGGTGAGCGTCTCGCTGCCGGAACGGCAGTACGAGCTGGCGGGGCAGCTGCTGGCGTCCGCGATCGAGGAGGCCGACGAGACGGGCGGCGCACCGCGGGAAATCCTCGGCCGCCGGGCCCGCGAACACGGGGCGCAGCTGGCCGCGGGCACGAACGACGTCGTCGGCACGCTCGAAGAGCACGGGTTCGAGCCGCGGGCCGAGGGAGACGCGGTGGTGCTGGGGAACTGCCCGTTCCAGCGGCTGGCGCGGACCCACACGCGGCTGGTGTGCGAGATGAACCTCGGCCTGGTCGCGGGCATGCTCGACGGCGCGGGTGACTGCCGGCTGCGTGCCCGCCTGGACCCGCGGCCCGGGTCCTGCTGCGTGCGCCTGACGCCGGCCTGA
- the folE gene encoding GTP cyclohydrolase I FolE → MTVDPVSEPVPLRHLGVVHDRDTMDLPAAERAVADLLRALGKDPSSEHLGDTPRRVANAYAEMLRPRDFQLTTFPNDEGYDELVLAKSIPVQSLCEHHLLPFRGVAHVGYLPGERILGLSKLARVVELFARDLQVQERLTKQVADWLQEHLAPKGVGVVIEAEHLCMSLRGVRANGALTVTSSLHGLLREEPKTRQEFFALTGVSA, encoded by the coding sequence GTGACCGTCGATCCCGTCAGCGAACCGGTGCCGCTGCGGCACCTGGGTGTCGTCCACGACCGCGACACCATGGACCTGCCCGCGGCGGAACGCGCGGTCGCCGACCTGCTGCGCGCGCTCGGGAAGGACCCGTCGTCGGAGCACCTCGGCGACACCCCGCGGCGGGTGGCCAACGCCTACGCGGAGATGCTGCGGCCACGGGACTTCCAGCTGACGACGTTCCCGAACGACGAGGGCTACGACGAGCTCGTGCTGGCGAAGAGCATCCCGGTGCAGTCGCTGTGCGAGCACCACCTGCTGCCGTTCCGCGGCGTCGCGCACGTGGGCTACCTGCCCGGCGAGCGGATCCTCGGGCTGTCGAAGCTCGCCCGCGTGGTCGAGCTGTTCGCGCGCGACCTGCAGGTGCAGGAGCGGCTGACCAAGCAGGTCGCGGACTGGCTGCAGGAGCACCTGGCGCCGAAGGGCGTCGGGGTCGTCATCGAAGCCGAGCACCTGTGCATGTCGCTGCGCGGGGTGCGGGCCAACGGCGCGCTCACCGTGACGTCGTCCCTGCACGGCCTGCTGCGCGAGGAACCCAAGACCCGCCAGGAGTTCTTCGCCCTCACGGGGGTGAGCGCCTGA
- a CDS encoding LacI family DNA-binding transcriptional regulator, which translates to MVDRAKPGEQARTSAPGPRQPSLADVAGMAGVSHMTVSRVVNESGPVRPETRERVLAAVHKLGYRPNTAARTLVTGRSGTLGVVALESNLYGPASTLYGIENAAREAGYGVAICSVTRPGRTSIGDAVESLRRQAVEGIVVIAPHVTAGRALAAVPGDIPVVAVGGGESAPVPVISVDQYDGARRVTEHLLALGHRTVWHVAGPEDWLEARDRERGWRETLERRGLRVPAVVRGDWSPRSGYEAGRALAGKRGLKAVFSANDQMALGLLRAFTEAGIRVPEDVHVAGFDDVPEAAYFNPPLTTVRQDFIEVGRRTFGLLEDRMAGGDARTRHLVPAELIVRESTGPR; encoded by the coding sequence GTGGTGGACCGGGCGAAGCCGGGGGAGCAGGCCAGGACGTCGGCGCCGGGGCCGCGGCAGCCGAGCCTGGCCGACGTCGCCGGCATGGCCGGGGTGTCGCACATGACCGTCTCGCGCGTGGTCAACGAGAGCGGGCCGGTGCGCCCGGAAACCCGCGAGCGGGTCCTCGCCGCGGTGCACAAGCTCGGCTACCGGCCCAACACGGCCGCGCGGACGCTGGTCACCGGCCGGTCGGGCACGCTCGGCGTGGTCGCCCTGGAGTCGAACCTCTACGGGCCCGCGAGCACCCTGTACGGCATCGAGAACGCGGCGCGCGAGGCCGGGTACGGCGTCGCGATCTGCAGCGTCACCCGCCCGGGACGGACGTCGATCGGCGACGCGGTGGAGAGCCTGCGGCGCCAGGCGGTCGAAGGGATCGTCGTGATCGCCCCGCACGTCACGGCCGGCCGGGCGCTGGCCGCGGTCCCGGGCGACATCCCGGTGGTGGCGGTCGGCGGCGGCGAGTCGGCGCCGGTGCCGGTGATCTCGGTCGACCAGTACGACGGCGCCCGGCGCGTCACCGAGCACCTGCTCGCCCTCGGCCACCGCACGGTCTGGCACGTCGCGGGACCGGAGGACTGGCTGGAGGCCCGCGACCGCGAACGCGGCTGGCGCGAGACCCTGGAGCGGCGCGGCCTTCGCGTCCCGGCGGTGGTGCGCGGCGACTGGAGCCCGCGCTCGGGTTACGAGGCCGGCCGGGCGCTGGCCGGGAAGCGCGGGCTCAAGGCGGTGTTCTCGGCCAACGACCAGATGGCACTGGGCCTGCTGCGCGCGTTCACCGAGGCGGGGATCCGGGTCCCGGAGGACGTCCACGTGGCCGGCTTCGACGACGTCCCGGAGGCGGCGTACTTCAACCCGCCGCTGACGACGGTCCGCCAGGACTTCATCGAGGTCGGCCGCAGGACGTTCGGGTTGCTGGAGGACCGCATGGCCGGCGGCGACGCCCGGACCCGGCATCTGGTGCCCGCGGAGCTGATCGTGCGGGAGAGCACCGGACCCCGCTGA
- a CDS encoding MmcQ/YjbR family DNA-binding protein, with protein sequence MVTGDDVRAFALTLPRAYEAVVRDRAKFRVGRIVFVALSRDETVMGFGYPRDQRDALVAGEPEKFLMPEPADLRYQWVRCRLAAIGIEEMRELVLDAWRMCVPKKVWTAYAQTHPL encoded by the coding sequence ATGGTCACCGGTGACGACGTCCGCGCGTTCGCGCTCACCCTCCCCCGCGCGTACGAAGCGGTCGTGCGGGACCGGGCGAAGTTCCGGGTCGGGCGCATCGTGTTCGTGGCGCTGTCGCGGGACGAGACCGTGATGGGCTTCGGCTACCCCCGCGACCAGCGGGACGCGCTGGTCGCGGGCGAACCGGAGAAGTTCCTGATGCCGGAGCCGGCGGACCTGCGCTACCAATGGGTACGCTGCCGTCTCGCGGCGATCGGCATCGAGGAGATGCGCGAGCTGGTCCTCGACGCGTGGCGGATGTGCGTACCGAAGAAGGTCTGGACGGCTTACGCGCAGACGCACCCGCTCTGA
- a CDS encoding NAD(P)/FAD-dependent oxidoreductase: MDTHVVAGGGLTAAKAAETLRAEGFAGRIVIVGAEPDLPYERPPLSKGYLLGQDDRASVFVHDEKWYADQGIEVLTGRRVTALDRAAHEVELDGGERLGYTKLLLATGASPRRLRVPGNDLDGVHYLRRLSHADRLREALRAGGRVVVAGAGWIGLETAAAARTYGCEVTIVEPAPSPLHATLGPELGGFFAGLHRRHGVELRLGTGVTGFAGDTTVTAVRTDTGEIPADVVIVGIGARPETQLAEEAGLAVDDGVCVDAALRTEDPDIFAAGDVASVWNPAYGRRIRVEHWAAATNGGPAAARSMLGREPAYDDLPYFFSDQYDAGMEFTGWFPPGGYDRVVTRGGDEAFHAFWLAGDRVVAGLHVNQWDEGLDAVRELIRSGRPVDAAALADPARPLPS; the protein is encoded by the coding sequence ATGGACACCCACGTCGTCGCCGGCGGCGGGCTCACCGCCGCGAAGGCGGCGGAAACCCTGCGCGCGGAAGGGTTCGCCGGCCGGATCGTCATCGTCGGCGCGGAGCCCGACCTGCCGTACGAGCGGCCGCCGCTGTCGAAGGGCTACCTGCTCGGCCAGGACGACCGCGCGTCGGTGTTCGTCCACGACGAGAAGTGGTACGCCGACCAGGGCATCGAGGTGCTGACCGGCCGCCGGGTCACGGCGCTGGACCGCGCCGCGCACGAGGTCGAGCTGGACGGCGGCGAGCGGCTCGGCTACACGAAGCTGCTGCTGGCGACCGGCGCGTCGCCGCGGCGGCTGCGGGTGCCCGGCAACGACCTCGACGGCGTCCACTACCTGCGCCGCCTCAGCCACGCCGACCGGCTGCGCGAGGCACTGCGAGCGGGCGGCCGGGTCGTCGTGGCCGGCGCGGGCTGGATCGGCCTGGAAACCGCGGCGGCGGCCCGGACCTACGGCTGCGAGGTGACGATCGTCGAGCCGGCGCCGTCGCCCCTGCACGCGACGCTCGGCCCGGAGCTGGGCGGGTTCTTCGCCGGGCTGCACCGCCGGCACGGCGTCGAGCTGCGGCTCGGCACCGGCGTGACGGGCTTCGCGGGCGACACCACCGTCACGGCGGTGCGGACGGACACGGGCGAGATCCCGGCCGACGTCGTGATCGTCGGGATCGGCGCGCGGCCCGAGACGCAGCTGGCCGAAGAAGCGGGACTGGCCGTCGACGACGGCGTGTGCGTCGACGCGGCCCTGCGCACCGAAGACCCCGACATCTTCGCGGCGGGCGACGTCGCGAGTGTCTGGAACCCGGCCTACGGCCGCCGCATCCGCGTGGAGCACTGGGCGGCGGCAACCAACGGGGGCCCGGCGGCGGCGCGGTCGATGCTGGGCCGCGAGCCGGCCTACGACGACCTGCCGTACTTCTTCTCCGACCAGTACGACGCCGGCATGGAGTTCACCGGCTGGTTCCCGCCGGGCGGCTACGACCGCGTGGTCACCCGCGGCGGCGACGAGGCGTTCCACGCGTTCTGGCTGGCCGGTGACCGGGTGGTGGCCGGCCTGCACGTCAACCAGTGGGACGAAGGCCTCGACGCGGTCCGCGAGCTGATCCGCAGCGGCCGTCCGGTGGACGCGGCGGCACTGGCCGACCCCGCCCGCCCGCTCCCGAGCTAG